The Calditrichota bacterium genome has a window encoding:
- a CDS encoding HEAT repeat domain-containing protein — MKAVTIVLLSAIVTLSGVFPAKATAPNGEYERYLIACLSDGNRGVRTSAAQLLGDMQCRAAVPRLMWMVEHDLDYAARITAAVALCKIGDPQALPLLRRRAKHDVNKTVRRVLAGVVQAMETTRLADRF; from the coding sequence ATGAAGGCGGTGACCATTGTGCTGCTCAGCGCCATCGTTACCCTCTCTGGCGTCTTTCCGGCGAAAGCCACGGCGCCGAATGGAGAGTACGAGCGCTACCTGATTGCCTGCCTGAGCGATGGCAACCGTGGGGTGCGCACCAGCGCTGCCCAGCTGCTTGGGGACATGCAGTGCCGCGCGGCGGTGCCCCGGCTGATGTGGATGGTCGAGCACGACCTCGACTATGCGGCGCGCATTACCGCCGCCGTAGCTCTGTGCAAGATCGGCGATCCGCAGGCCTTGCCGCTCCTGCGCCGCCGGGCCAAGCACGATGTCAACAAGACGGTGCGGCGCGTGCTGGCTGGAGTCGTGCAGGCCATGGAAACTACCAGGCTGGCGGACCGGTTCTGA
- a CDS encoding oligopeptide transporter, OPT family, with protein MEATRKTLPPNAYRPLNEGEVYVPYVPPSQAPAEASGRAIFWGLLMAAVFTAAAAYLGLKIGQVFEAAIPIAILAVGLAGLYARRNTILENVIIQSIGAASGVIVAGAIFTIPALYILKLQANFFQIFLASLFGGFLGILFLIPLRRYFVAEQHGHLPFPEATATTEVLVTGETGGAQAVVLLISAAVGGIYDFLIATFGMWAEVISTRLVPWGAALADKAKLVLKLNAGAAVMGLGYIIGLRYATIICAGSFVSWLVLIPVTWFFGQHLGVTLPPGSVPIGQMSAEQIFTSYIRHIGIGGIACAGIIGIVKNIKIIAQAFTVGFKEIFAGKAASTGGTVSRTDRDIPMSVLLVLIGLVTVCILLFFRAWVVTSWLHAVAALLLALVIAFLFTTVAARATAIVGVNPVSGMTLMTLIVSSIILVKLGLSGTSGMLSALIIGTVVCTALSMAGGFITDLKIGYWIGSTPFNQERLKFLGALVASLAVGGVVLLLNKVYGFVPSEEHPSPMAAPQANAMAAVLNVLFTSSQVPWGLYGAGVFMALTLEMIGVPPLAFALGMYLPIELNTPLIVGGLIAHWVSHRSKDEALNSARREKGTLIASGFIAGGSIMGVVSAFLALVAGDRLHIGLAETTIGNWHVGMMVSLVAFLGLCIFLYRYAMSARGQG; from the coding sequence ATGGAAGCGACGCGCAAGACCCTGCCGCCAAACGCCTATCGTCCCCTCAATGAGGGCGAGGTGTATGTGCCCTATGTGCCGCCTTCTCAGGCCCCCGCAGAGGCCAGTGGGCGGGCAATCTTCTGGGGCCTGCTCATGGCGGCCGTGTTCACGGCCGCTGCTGCCTACCTCGGTCTGAAGATTGGCCAGGTCTTCGAAGCCGCGATCCCGATTGCCATCCTGGCAGTAGGACTGGCCGGACTCTACGCTCGGCGGAACACCATCCTCGAGAACGTGATCATCCAGTCCATCGGCGCCGCCTCGGGGGTGATCGTAGCGGGGGCGATATTCACCATCCCCGCCCTTTACATCCTCAAGCTGCAGGCCAACTTTTTCCAGATCTTCCTCGCCTCTCTTTTCGGCGGATTCTTGGGCATCCTCTTCTTGATTCCGTTGCGTCGCTACTTTGTGGCGGAGCAGCATGGCCATCTCCCGTTCCCCGAGGCCACGGCTACAACTGAAGTCCTTGTCACCGGGGAAACCGGTGGAGCGCAGGCGGTCGTCTTGCTGATTTCTGCGGCGGTGGGCGGTATCTACGACTTCTTGATCGCCACATTTGGCATGTGGGCGGAGGTGATCTCCACGCGGTTGGTGCCGTGGGGCGCTGCACTCGCCGACAAGGCAAAGTTGGTGCTCAAGCTCAACGCCGGTGCGGCAGTCATGGGTTTGGGCTACATCATCGGCTTGCGCTATGCCACGATCATCTGCGCCGGGAGCTTCGTGTCCTGGCTGGTGCTCATTCCAGTCACCTGGTTCTTCGGGCAGCACCTGGGCGTCACCCTTCCGCCTGGCAGCGTGCCCATCGGTCAGATGTCTGCCGAGCAGATTTTCACCTCTTACATCCGCCACATCGGCATCGGCGGGATCGCCTGCGCGGGTATCATCGGCATCGTCAAGAACATCAAGATCATTGCCCAAGCTTTTACGGTGGGCTTCAAGGAGATTTTTGCGGGGAAGGCGGCCAGCACCGGCGGCACAGTCAGCAGGACTGACCGCGACATCCCCATGTCCGTGCTCCTCGTCCTCATCGGCCTGGTCACGGTGTGCATTCTCCTTTTCTTCCGCGCCTGGGTGGTAACGAGCTGGCTCCATGCGGTGGCGGCGTTGCTTCTGGCGCTGGTCATCGCTTTTCTCTTCACCACGGTGGCTGCACGGGCCACGGCCATTGTGGGTGTCAACCCGGTCTCCGGCATGACGCTCATGACTTTGATTGTGAGCAGCATCATACTGGTCAAGTTGGGGCTTTCGGGAACGAGCGGCATGTTGTCGGCGCTGATCATTGGCACCGTTGTCTGCACGGCACTCTCCATGGCTGGGGGGTTCATCACCGACCTAAAGATCGGCTACTGGATCGGTTCCACGCCCTTCAACCAGGAACGGCTCAAGTTTCTCGGAGCGCTGGTCGCCTCCTTGGCTGTCGGCGGCGTGGTGCTGCTCCTCAACAAAGTGTACGGCTTTGTACCTTCTGAGGAGCATCCCTCGCCGATGGCCGCCCCCCAGGCCAACGCGATGGCCGCAGTCCTCAACGTTCTTTTCACGAGCTCTCAGGTGCCGTGGGGCTTGTACGGCGCAGGGGTCTTCATGGCGCTCACGCTGGAGATGATCGGCGTGCCACCTCTCGCTTTTGCCTTGGGCATGTATTTGCCCATCGAGCTTAACACCCCGCTCATCGTAGGAGGGCTGATTGCTCACTGGGTGTCGCATCGCAGCAAGGACGAGGCCCTCAACAGTGCCCGACGCGAGAAAGGGACGCTTATTGCTTCGGGTTTCATCGCCGGCGGCTCCATCATGGGGGTGGTGAGTGCCTTCCTCGCGCTTGTGGCGGGCGACAGACTGCACATTGGCCTTGCTGAGACCACGATCGGCAACTGGCATGTGGGGATGATGGTAAGCCTCGTGGCTTTCCTCGGGCTCTGCATATTTCTCTACCGTTACGCCATGAGCGCACGAGGACAGGGGTAG